The proteins below are encoded in one region of Belonocnema kinseyi isolate 2016_QV_RU_SX_M_011 chromosome 1, B_treatae_v1, whole genome shotgun sequence:
- the LOC117169231 gene encoding uncharacterized protein LOC117169231 isoform X3 — protein sequence MEENILSNTERLSSLMDVENLDFENRTQFIVLKENKTAENSAPLENPVSVRESSVKPEYLSPQRIQTTNTLVKKKDIDLLSNTERISNAEEKNTSDLENSFESIDIEEDKSEDYLITLENPESNTEIMSKQIDVNSLDFENRVELVCIGENNEAENSIPLENSLCITDNTVQLKSSSIKRILKKYSSVRKKNIVHQKEEKPDIYTFENLQKDMLKKLPNNWSSLNYNRCRVLLGQWNELGLSSKKLAIDKDMSSKVYINDVERELPGIKKVQSLQDVVHNLVQLDSIKPCLGLNENTRHEKCPGYVELCSRSVRCIPCRWERRKIIDRETTRIKRGWLKRRENKIEKTRPLKNRKLNK from the exons aatatattgtCCAACACGGAAAGACTTTCGAGTCTCATGGATGTagagaatttagattttgaaaatcgtACCCAATTTATTGTTCTCAAGGAAAATAAGACGGCAGAGAATTCAGCACCTTTGGAG aatccaGTGTCAGTCAGGGAAAGTTCAGTTAAGCCGGAATATCTCTCACCTCAACGAATCCAAACCACAAATACTCTTGTGAAAAAAAAGGATATC GATCTACTTTCTAACACGGAAAGAATTTCGAACGCTGAGGAAAAAAATACTTCggatcttgaaaattctttcgagTCTATTGATATCGAAGAAGATAAATCCGAGGATTATTTAATAACTTTGGAG aatccagAGTCGAACACGGAAATAATGTCGAAGCAGATAGATGTGAATAGTTTGGATTTCGAAAATCGTGTGGAATTAGTTTGTATCGGAGAAAATAACGAGGCGGAGAATTCGATACCTTTGGAG aattcattgtGTATAACAGACAATACTGTTCAACTTAAATCTTCTTCAATTAAACGAATACTGAAGAAATACAGTAGTGTCAGAAAAAAGAATATc GTTCATCAGAAGGAGGAGAAACCCGACATTTATACAttcgaaaatttgcaaaaagacaTGTTGAAAAAGTTACCTAATAATTGGAGTTCATTAAATTATAACCGATGCAGAGTACTTTTAGGACAATGGAATGAGTTGGGTTTAAGTTCTAAGAAATTGGCTATCGATAAGGACATGTCTTCAAAG gtTTACATCAATGATGTAGAAAGGGAATTGCCGGGAATAAAAAAAGTCCAATCCTTGCAAGACGTTGTTCACAATCTAGTACAACTGGACTCGATTAAGCCATGCCTTGGACTGAATGAAAATACaag acatGAAAAATGTCCGGGCTATGTGGAATTGTGTTCTAGAAGCGTAAGGTGCATACCTTGTCGTTGGGAGCGCCGAAAAATTATCGATCGAGAAACAACGAGAATTAAGCGAGGATGGCTTAAAAGGAGAGAGAATAAAATAGAGAAAACACGGccgttaaaaaatagaaaactgaaCAAATAA